The Verrucomicrobiia bacterium genome window below encodes:
- a CDS encoding SDR family oxidoreductase, whose product MFSLKEKITLVTGAGSGIGQSIAEVFAKAGGFVYVTDRDEKGGAVTVAKIKEAGGLAEFLKLDVASEESCAEVAKAVHAAKGRLDVLVNNAGIGHVGNILQTQVADLDRMYHVNVRGVFNVTKAFIHQMVERKSGNIVNLASIGGVVAVKDRLAYCTTKFAVVGFTKGIALDHALDGIRCNCICPGRVETPFVKARLAEYPDPEKAYREMASTQALGRMAKPEEIAYAALYLACDESAFVTGTDFIIDGGWTAGK is encoded by the coding sequence ATGTTCAGCCTGAAAGAGAAGATCACTTTGGTCACGGGTGCCGGTTCTGGCATTGGGCAATCCATTGCAGAGGTTTTTGCGAAGGCGGGAGGCTTCGTCTATGTGACGGATCGCGATGAGAAGGGCGGGGCGGTGACGGTGGCGAAGATCAAAGAGGCGGGCGGTCTGGCGGAATTTCTCAAGCTGGATGTGGCTTCTGAGGAGAGTTGCGCGGAGGTGGCGAAGGCGGTGCATGCGGCGAAGGGGCGTCTCGATGTGCTGGTGAACAATGCGGGCATCGGGCATGTGGGGAATATTTTGCAAACGCAGGTGGCGGATCTGGACCGCATGTATCACGTGAATGTGCGCGGGGTGTTCAATGTCACGAAGGCGTTCATCCATCAGATGGTGGAGCGCAAGTCAGGTAACATAGTGAATCTCGCATCCATCGGCGGCGTCGTCGCGGTGAAGGATCGGCTGGCGTATTGCACCACGAAGTTCGCGGTGGTGGGTTTCACGAAAGGCATTGCACTGGATCATGCGCTGGATGGCATCCGCTGCAATTGCATCTGCCCGGGGCGTGTAGAGACGCCGTTTGTGAAGGCGCGGTTGGCAGAGTATCCCGATCCGGAGAAGGCGTATCGCGAGATGGCTTCCACGCAGGCACTCGGGCGCATGGCGAAGCCGGAGGAGATCGCTTACGCGGCGCTGTATCTGGCGTGTGATGAATCGGCTTTTGTGACGGGGACGGATTTTATCATCGATGGTGGGTGGACGGCGGGGAAATAG
- a CDS encoding toprim domain-containing protein encodes MAEEKKHVYDESKIKTLSSIDHIRLRTGMYIGRIGDGSHYDDGCYVLLKEVIDNAIDEYIMGHGREVKITLEGNHATIRDFGRGIPLGKVIDCVSQINTGAKYNDEVFQFSVGLNGVGTKAVNALAKEFTVRSHREGEFFEATFKQGKLKSEKKGKTSEPNGTFVSFEPDPTIFKDSTYKLEYVERRLRHYSYLNAGLKLNLNGQEFVSRRGLMDLVLEDLEKDNSEPIYAPLHYTSKTLEFCFTHTNSRYGETLYSFVNGQYTSDGGTHLSAFREGLLKAVNEYSKGKFDGDDVRECIVGAVAIRLKDPMFESQTKNKLGNTEIRTELVNTVREELLHYFNRNKEIATKIMTKVQDTQQLRKELQEVKKLARERSKAVSLRIPQLKDCKNHFDKEKGKGKGTMVFICEGQSAAGSITSCRDVNNQAVFVLKGKPLNVWDLKRDIVYKNDEMYNLMCALDIEDNTENVRYEKVILATDADVDGLHIRNLLITYFYRFFDQLVQDGHLYVLETPLFRVRNKQETIYCYSDEEREAAIAKLGKSCEITRFKGLGEISPNEFKQFIGKEMRMSQVEYASKAEASGILTFYMGRNTPERKDYIMEHLVVPVED; translated from the coding sequence ATGGCGGAAGAGAAGAAGCACGTTTACGACGAGAGCAAGATCAAGACCCTGTCTTCGATCGACCACATCCGGCTGCGCACGGGCATGTACATCGGGCGCATCGGCGATGGGTCGCATTATGATGACGGCTGCTATGTCTTGCTGAAGGAGGTCATCGATAACGCCATCGACGAATACATCATGGGCCACGGGCGCGAGGTGAAGATCACCTTGGAAGGGAATCATGCGACCATCCGTGATTTCGGTCGCGGCATCCCCTTGGGCAAGGTCATTGATTGCGTTTCCCAGATCAACACGGGTGCGAAGTATAACGATGAGGTGTTCCAGTTCAGCGTGGGTTTGAACGGCGTGGGTACGAAGGCGGTGAACGCACTGGCGAAGGAGTTCACGGTGCGGAGCCATCGTGAGGGCGAATTTTTTGAGGCGACGTTCAAGCAGGGCAAGCTGAAGAGCGAAAAGAAGGGCAAGACCTCGGAGCCGAACGGAACGTTCGTGAGCTTCGAGCCAGACCCGACGATCTTCAAGGACAGCACGTACAAGCTAGAATACGTGGAGCGCCGTCTGCGCCACTATAGCTATCTGAACGCAGGGCTGAAGCTGAATCTGAACGGGCAGGAGTTTGTCTCGCGTCGCGGCCTGATGGATCTCGTGCTGGAAGATCTGGAGAAGGATAACAGCGAGCCGATCTATGCGCCGCTGCATTACACGAGCAAGACGCTGGAGTTCTGCTTCACGCATACGAACAGCCGTTACGGTGAGACGTTGTATTCGTTCGTGAACGGCCAGTATACGAGCGATGGTGGTACGCACTTAAGCGCGTTCCGTGAAGGTTTGCTGAAGGCGGTGAATGAGTATTCCAAGGGTAAGTTCGACGGTGACGATGTGCGTGAGTGCATCGTGGGTGCAGTGGCGATCCGTTTGAAGGATCCGATGTTCGAGTCCCAGACGAAGAACAAGCTGGGTAATACGGAGATCCGCACGGAGCTAGTGAACACGGTGCGCGAGGAGTTATTGCATTACTTCAATCGCAACAAGGAGATCGCGACGAAGATCATGACCAAGGTGCAGGACACGCAGCAATTGCGGAAGGAGCTGCAAGAGGTCAAGAAGCTGGCGCGTGAGCGTTCCAAGGCGGTGAGCCTGCGCATCCCGCAGTTGAAGGATTGCAAGAATCACTTCGACAAAGAAAAGGGGAAGGGCAAGGGGACGATGGTGTTCATCTGCGAAGGTCAGTCCGCGGCGGGTTCCATCACGAGCTGCCGCGATGTGAACAACCAGGCGGTTTTCGTGCTGAAGGGCAAGCCGCTGAACGTGTGGGATTTGAAACGCGACATCGTCTACAAGAACGATGAGATGTACAATCTCATGTGCGCGCTGGACATCGAGGATAACACGGAGAATGTGCGCTATGAGAAAGTCATCTTGGCGACGGACGCGGACGTGGACGGCTTGCACATCCGCAATCTGTTGATCACGTATTTCTACCGGTTCTTCGACCAGCTCGTGCAGGATGGTCATCTCTATGTGCTGGAGACACCGCTCTTCCGTGTGCGAAACAAGCAGGAGACGATCTATTGCTACAGCGATGAGGAGCGGGAAGCAGCCATCGCCAAGCTGGGCAAGAGCTGCGAGATCACACGATTCAAAGGTTTGGGTGAAATCTCACCGAACGAGTTCAAGCAATTCATCGGCAAAGAAATGCGGATGAGCCAGGTGGAGTACGCGAGCAAGGCGGAGGCGAGCGGCATCCTGACGTTCTACATGGGGCGCAATACGCCGGAACGCAAGGACTACATCATGGAGCATCTGGTGGTGCCGGTGGAAGACTGA
- a CDS encoding polysaccharide biosynthesis/export family protein, which produces MKNFKGLVIAALGISLFTGCKSNPGPAFDARQPVDTNAPVVKVTEMTSVPSTLDGRWLEMPTNSFTLGPGDKLEIQIPGDITTKSTTIVGPDGKIYYYLLPGVDVWGLTLSEAKTKLEGQLKEFFREQPQVSLTLRGVESKRFWMMGRVNGPGIYSLAMPVTLLEALTRAGGPSVPSPLASLASLGGAGTGTSSSRQESADLKRSFVIRDGKMLPVNFQKLLREGDMSQNIYLQADDFVFLPAAASQDIHVLGAVAQPRAVTFTDEVTLISAISSSGGSIKNAYLSHVAIVRGSLTEPKIAIVNYWDIVKGKAPDVRLEAQDIVYVPYTPYRHLTRYLDLIVNTFVRTVGANEGARAVSDGETQVDVNVPINF; this is translated from the coding sequence ATGAAAAACTTTAAAGGATTAGTCATCGCGGCGTTGGGCATCTCGCTTTTTACGGGATGCAAGAGCAATCCCGGACCGGCGTTTGATGCGCGGCAACCGGTAGATACGAATGCGCCGGTGGTGAAGGTGACCGAGATGACGAGCGTACCGAGCACGCTGGATGGACGGTGGCTGGAGATGCCGACGAATTCGTTCACACTGGGACCGGGTGACAAGCTGGAGATACAGATCCCGGGCGATATCACCACAAAGAGCACAACGATCGTGGGGCCGGATGGGAAGATCTATTATTACCTGCTGCCGGGCGTGGATGTGTGGGGGCTGACGTTGAGCGAGGCGAAGACGAAGCTGGAAGGGCAGCTCAAGGAATTCTTCCGCGAACAACCGCAGGTGTCGCTCACGCTGCGCGGTGTGGAGAGCAAGCGCTTCTGGATGATGGGGCGCGTGAATGGGCCGGGCATCTATTCACTGGCGATGCCGGTGACATTGCTGGAGGCGCTTACCCGTGCGGGTGGGCCGAGTGTGCCGAGCCCGCTGGCATCGCTGGCGAGCCTGGGTGGAGCCGGGACGGGGACATCGAGCAGCAGGCAGGAATCGGCGGATCTGAAGCGGAGCTTTGTGATCCGTGATGGGAAGATGCTGCCGGTGAATTTTCAGAAGCTGTTGCGCGAGGGTGATATGAGCCAGAACATTTATCTGCAAGCGGATGATTTCGTGTTCCTGCCGGCGGCGGCATCGCAGGACATCCATGTGCTGGGAGCGGTAGCGCAACCGAGGGCGGTGACGTTCACGGACGAGGTGACCTTGATCTCGGCGATCTCGAGCTCGGGCGGTTCGATCAAGAATGCGTATCTCTCGCATGTGGCGATCGTGCGCGGTTCGTTGACGGAACCGAAGATTGCGATCGTGAATTATTGGGACATCGTGAAGGGCAAGGCACCGGATGTTCGGCTGGAAGCACAGGACATCGTGTATGTGCCGTACACGCCGTATCGTCACCTGACACGTTACTTGGACCTGATCGTGAACACGTTTGTGCGCACAGTGGGTGCGAACGAAGGTGCGCGGGCGGTCTCGGATGGCGAGACGCAGGTGGATGTGAATGTGCCGATCAATTTCTGA
- a CDS encoding polysaccharide biosynthesis/export family protein, protein MEKFTNTLLLRLFAVHIALVAFCASSAIAQNAKTPKKEQFAVAGCKVSNLQVNASGAKEATLTMDYDYDGKGRPPIKIITVMEKKGSSSVTNSFHVEDAEIPVGQGSVSVKVRYLKDEPLTTDRVKVHFRYPISKYQLGTATFEEPISWGDKGAEKVKLPPATAEMPVTAKASEEVKTVAAVAPTESAAKPVEVAALQNADAPVAAGGSFSAMHTVKRAPWQEKLTLGPGDVLHFSLFGEPDLVVEDVFIGPDGRLSYLEAQNVMASGLTVDELRTKFDEELGKFRRSPRVIITPAAFHSKKYFVLGRVSQKGVFTLDRPVTVIEAIARARGFETGMSERDLTDLADLSHSFIARRGQRVPVDFEKLFLEGDLSQNIPLEPNDYLYFPATDVKEVYVLGEVKFPGSVNFAGSGSTIGAISQRGGFTEKAWRSKVLVVRGSLNKPETFVVDMKDVLAARTPDFKLQPKDIVFVSSRPWAKAEELLDVLATAFVQAAVITWTGGNIGSIIK, encoded by the coding sequence ATGGAAAAATTCACTAACACACTACTTTTACGCCTTTTCGCCGTGCACATTGCACTGGTGGCGTTTTGTGCTTCCTCTGCCATCGCGCAGAATGCGAAGACACCGAAAAAGGAACAATTCGCGGTGGCGGGCTGCAAGGTATCCAACTTGCAAGTGAACGCCAGTGGCGCGAAGGAAGCGACACTGACGATGGATTATGATTACGACGGGAAAGGACGTCCGCCGATCAAGATCATCACGGTGATGGAGAAGAAGGGAAGCAGTTCGGTGACGAATTCCTTTCATGTAGAGGATGCGGAGATTCCTGTGGGGCAAGGCTCGGTGAGCGTGAAGGTGCGGTATCTGAAGGATGAGCCGCTGACGACGGATCGTGTGAAAGTGCATTTCCGATATCCGATCAGCAAGTATCAGCTGGGGACAGCGACGTTTGAGGAGCCGATCTCTTGGGGAGATAAAGGTGCGGAGAAAGTGAAACTGCCGCCTGCGACAGCGGAAATGCCGGTAACGGCCAAGGCGAGTGAGGAAGTGAAGACTGTGGCAGCGGTGGCGCCGACGGAGTCGGCAGCGAAACCGGTGGAAGTGGCGGCACTGCAGAATGCGGATGCGCCCGTGGCTGCGGGAGGTTCTTTCTCCGCGATGCATACGGTGAAGCGGGCACCATGGCAGGAGAAATTGACCTTGGGGCCAGGCGATGTGCTGCACTTCTCGCTGTTCGGCGAGCCAGACTTGGTGGTGGAGGATGTGTTCATCGGGCCGGATGGACGCTTGAGTTACCTGGAGGCGCAGAATGTGATGGCGTCCGGACTGACGGTGGATGAGTTGCGCACGAAGTTTGACGAGGAACTGGGCAAGTTCCGTCGCTCGCCCAGGGTGATCATCACGCCGGCGGCTTTCCACAGCAAAAAATATTTCGTGCTGGGACGGGTTTCACAGAAAGGTGTGTTCACGCTGGACCGGCCGGTGACGGTGATCGAGGCGATCGCGCGGGCGCGGGGATTTGAGACGGGAATGTCGGAGCGTGATCTGACGGATCTGGCGGATCTTTCGCACAGCTTTATCGCGCGCCGCGGACAGCGGGTGCCGGTGGATTTTGAGAAGCTGTTCCTGGAGGGAGATCTCTCGCAGAACATTCCGCTGGAGCCGAATGATTATCTCTACTTCCCGGCGACGGATGTGAAGGAAGTCTATGTGCTGGGTGAGGTGAAGTTTCCGGGCAGTGTGAACTTTGCGGGCAGCGGTTCCACGATCGGAGCGATCTCACAGCGCGGGGGATTCACCGAGAAAGCGTGGCGCAGCAAGGTGCTGGTGGTGCGCGGTTCGCTGAACAAACCGGAGACCTTCGTGGTGGACATGAAGGATGTGCTGGCAGCGCGGACGCCGGATTTCAAATTGCAGCCTAAGGATATCGTGTTCGTGAGCAGCCGTCCGTGGGCGAAGGCTGAGGAGCTGCTGGATGTGCTGGCGACGGCCTTTGTGCAGGCGGCGGTCATCACATGGACGGGCGGCAACATCGGATCAATCATCAAGTAA
- a CDS encoding response regulator transcription factor has product MRFLIVDDHAVVRQGLKQILNDSFRTATFGEAGNAQAALDKVWKEDWDVVMLDISMPGRSGLEVLKDIKKAKPKLPVLVLSMHPEDQFAVRVVRSGAAGYMTKESAPDELVGAIKKVLSGGRYISGALAEKMVMYLDVDAQKLPHEHLSDREFQVFKMIGAGKTVRDIAEELSLSAKTVSTYRTRILEKMSMKTNSELIHYAAHNSLDK; this is encoded by the coding sequence ATGCGATTTCTCATAGTGGATGATCACGCAGTGGTCCGTCAGGGGCTGAAGCAGATACTGAACGATTCGTTCAGGACGGCGACTTTTGGTGAGGCGGGGAATGCCCAGGCGGCACTGGACAAGGTGTGGAAAGAGGACTGGGACGTGGTGATGCTGGACATCAGCATGCCGGGACGCAGCGGCCTGGAGGTGTTGAAAGACATCAAGAAGGCGAAGCCGAAATTGCCGGTACTGGTATTGAGCATGCATCCGGAAGATCAGTTCGCAGTGCGTGTGGTGCGATCGGGTGCGGCGGGTTACATGACGAAGGAGAGTGCGCCGGATGAACTCGTGGGGGCGATCAAGAAGGTTTTGAGCGGTGGACGTTACATCAGTGGAGCGTTGGCTGAAAAGATGGTGATGTATCTGGATGTGGATGCGCAGAAGCTGCCGCATGAACATCTTTCCGACCGGGAATTCCAAGTTTTCAAAATGATCGGAGCGGGGAAGACGGTGCGGGATATCGCGGAGGAGCTTTCATTGAGCGCCAAGACGGTGAGCACGTATCGCACGCGCATCTTGGAGAAGATGTCCATGAAGACGAATTCGGAACTGATCCATTACGCGGCGCATAACAGCTTGGATAAGTGA